The Saccharomonospora cyanea NA-134 genome includes a region encoding these proteins:
- a CDS encoding tyrosine-type recombinase/integrase yields MTSPRTGLSVPGAVLRPTHLALPSPGLSARQVDDAVRHQLVADIGAQRLEALSRSLDRTTFGVVLHWLSSYQRRSLDTKRGYAEDVCRIAEWFSAATGRRPADLLNGVTFDTVTAWSLYAKSKGWSARTQRRYLSALSSLFDHARSAHRLAVENPVHLATHAPPIGTSTNGRPPGATRVLELPEVAALAAACSDHEEHLVFELLFTQGLRESEVVSLDIDNLDRAHVPPVLSVARKGGRWVRRRLGDTAARHLDAYLDGRLTGPVLVHPETGLRRDRHQLISITRRLARHARLREPRKVTPHVLRATAITALLDKGKPLQEVQEWAGHAHASTTRGYWERRNSVQRDAALSATLTADLAEAAAELAE; encoded by the coding sequence ATGACGTCCCCGCGCACCGGCCTTTCCGTTCCCGGCGCCGTGCTGCGACCCACCCATCTGGCCCTCCCCTCCCCCGGGTTGTCGGCCCGCCAGGTGGACGACGCGGTGCGCCACCAACTGGTGGCCGACATCGGCGCGCAGCGGCTCGAGGCGTTGTCGCGGTCGCTGGACCGGACCACGTTCGGCGTGGTGTTGCACTGGTTGTCCAGCTACCAGCGCCGCTCGCTGGACACCAAACGCGGTTACGCCGAGGACGTCTGCCGCATCGCCGAGTGGTTCAGCGCCGCCACCGGTCGCCGCCCCGCAGACCTTTTGAACGGCGTCACGTTCGACACCGTGACCGCCTGGTCGCTCTACGCCAAGAGCAAGGGCTGGTCGGCGCGCACCCAGCGCCGCTACCTCTCCGCACTGTCGTCGTTGTTCGACCACGCCCGCAGCGCGCACCGCCTCGCCGTGGAGAACCCGGTACACCTGGCCACCCACGCACCCCCGATCGGCACCTCGACCAACGGCCGTCCACCCGGCGCCACCCGTGTCCTGGAGCTGCCGGAGGTCGCCGCGCTCGCCGCCGCGTGCTCCGACCACGAGGAGCACCTGGTGTTCGAACTGCTGTTCACCCAGGGACTTCGGGAGTCCGAAGTGGTCTCCCTCGACATCGACAACCTCGATCGCGCCCACGTGCCCCCCGTGCTGTCGGTGGCCCGCAAGGGAGGCCGGTGGGTACGGCGCAGGCTCGGCGACACGGCCGCGCGGCACCTGGACGCATACCTCGACGGCCGACTCACCGGCCCCGTGCTCGTCCACCCGGAAACAGGGTTGCGACGCGACCGTCACCAGCTCATCAGCATCACCCGGCGACTCGCCCGCCACGCCCGGCTGCGCGAACCGCGAAAGGTCACCCCGCACGTGCTGCGGGCGACGGCCATCACCGCCCTGCTCGACAAGGGGAAGCCGTTGCAGGAGGTGCAGGAGTGGGCCGGGCACGCCCACGCCTCCACCACCCGCGGCTACTGGGAACGCCGCAACAGC
- a CDS encoding RrF2 family transcriptional regulator, protein MKLPVSTEWVLHCATTLAQLEPRATVSAAQLADYYDLPAPYLAKQLKALAKAGVFAATTGPRGGYRLARPASDITLLQIVEAVDGGASPYECHEIRQQGRGALSPEDCRDTCVLAAKMADAHEAWRRSLGSVTLADILDEIPPWAPARTRSLLTGA, encoded by the coding sequence GTGAAGCTGCCAGTGAGTACGGAATGGGTGTTGCACTGCGCCACGACGTTGGCGCAGCTCGAACCACGAGCCACCGTGTCGGCGGCACAGCTCGCGGACTACTACGATCTGCCCGCACCGTATCTCGCCAAGCAACTGAAGGCTCTCGCCAAGGCCGGCGTGTTCGCCGCGACGACGGGGCCGCGAGGCGGCTACCGGCTCGCCCGCCCGGCTTCCGACATCACGCTCCTGCAGATCGTGGAAGCCGTGGACGGTGGAGCCTCCCCCTACGAGTGCCACGAGATCCGGCAGCAGGGCCGGGGCGCACTGTCGCCTGAGGACTGTCGCGACACCTGCGTGCTCGCCGCGAAGATGGCCGACGCCCACGAGGCATGGCGGCGGAGCCTCGGAAGCGTGACCCTCGCCGACATCCTCGACGAGATCCCGCCATGGGCACCCGCCCGCACGCGCTCCCTGCTCACCGGAGCATGA